The Citrifermentans bemidjiense Bem genome window below encodes:
- the metK gene encoding methionine adenosyltransferase, giving the protein MEMKDFIFTSESVSEGHPDKVADQVSDAILDAILTQDPKSRVACETMVTTGMAVIAGEITTNAIIDYPKIVRETIREIGYNDSAMGFDWETCAVLTSIDKQSPDIAQGVTEGEGMFKEQGAGDQGLMFGFACNETPELMPMSILLAHKLVSRLADVRKAGVLDFLRPDSKSQVSIQYIDDKPVHVDTVVISSQHSPEVSYEMIKEGIIEEVVKKIIPANLMDSKTKFLINPTGRFVIGGPMGDCGLTGRKIIVDSYGGHGAHGGGAFSGKDPSKVDRSAAYMGRYVAKNLVASGVCERCEVQVAYAIGVAEPVSVMVDCNGTGKIPSKRISEIVREVFDMRPRAIIEQLDLLRPIYRKTAAYGHFGRELPEFTWERTDKAAIIREKAGL; this is encoded by the coding sequence ATGGAAATGAAGGATTTTATTTTTACCTCCGAGTCTGTCTCTGAAGGTCATCCGGATAAGGTTGCGGACCAAGTATCAGACGCCATTTTGGATGCCATCCTGACCCAGGACCCCAAGTCGCGGGTAGCCTGTGAAACGATGGTAACGACAGGCATGGCGGTCATCGCCGGTGAGATCACCACCAACGCCATCATCGACTATCCCAAGATCGTCCGCGAGACCATCCGCGAGATCGGCTACAACGACTCCGCCATGGGTTTCGATTGGGAAACTTGCGCTGTTCTTACCTCCATCGACAAGCAGTCCCCGGACATCGCTCAGGGTGTTACCGAGGGCGAGGGGATGTTCAAGGAGCAGGGGGCGGGGGACCAGGGCCTCATGTTCGGTTTCGCCTGCAACGAGACGCCTGAACTGATGCCGATGTCGATTCTGTTGGCTCACAAGCTGGTGTCGCGTCTGGCCGACGTTCGCAAGGCCGGCGTGCTCGACTTCCTGCGTCCCGACTCCAAGTCCCAGGTTTCCATCCAGTACATCGACGACAAGCCGGTGCATGTGGATACCGTTGTCATTTCCTCGCAGCACTCCCCTGAGGTCTCCTACGAGATGATCAAGGAAGGGATCATCGAGGAAGTCGTGAAGAAGATTATCCCGGCCAACCTGATGGACTCCAAGACCAAGTTCCTGATCAACCCGACCGGACGTTTCGTCATCGGCGGCCCGATGGGCGACTGCGGCCTTACCGGCCGTAAGATCATCGTTGACAGCTACGGCGGGCACGGCGCTCACGGCGGCGGCGCGTTCTCCGGCAAGGACCCCAGCAAGGTTGACCGTTCCGCCGCGTACATGGGGCGTTACGTGGCGAAGAACCTGGTGGCATCGGGTGTCTGCGAAAGGTGCGAGGTTCAGGTGGCTTACGCCATCGGCGTCGCCGAACCGGTCTCCGTCATGGTCGACTGCAACGGCACCGGGAAGATTCCGTCCAAGCGCATCTCCGAGATCGTGCGCGAGGTATTCGACATGCGTCCCCGCGCCATCATCGAGCAGCTCGACCTGCTGCGTCCGATCTACAGGAAGACCGCTGCCTACGGCCACTTCGGCCGCGAGCTTCCCGAGTTCACCTGGGAGCGCACTGACAAGGCTGCCATCATCAGGGAAAAAGCCGGGCTGTAA
- a CDS encoding response regulator transcription factor: MAGEKPQILLVEDEMHLARGITFNLEQEGYLVSHVESGEEALEKVKVEKFDLIILDVMLPGIGGFEVCERIRTLDSRVPVLMLTARSAESDRIHGLAAGADDYLIKPFNLKEFLLRVSGMLRRSAWYRPEPVEEGYRFGDNEVFLLSYRARTRQGEIDLTDLEVRMLSLFFHREGEAIPRGVILESVWGYSTDAETRTLDNFIVRLRKYFEPEPSRPIFFQTVRGVGYRFSRNP, translated from the coding sequence ATGGCGGGAGAAAAGCCACAGATACTCCTGGTCGAGGACGAGATGCACCTGGCGCGGGGCATCACCTTCAACCTGGAGCAGGAAGGTTACTTGGTAAGCCACGTAGAAAGCGGCGAGGAGGCGCTGGAGAAGGTGAAGGTCGAGAAATTCGATCTCATCATCCTTGACGTCATGCTCCCCGGAATCGGCGGGTTCGAGGTATGCGAGAGGATACGGACGCTGGACTCCAGGGTGCCGGTGCTGATGCTGACGGCGCGCTCCGCCGAGAGCGACCGCATCCATGGCCTGGCCGCCGGCGCCGACGACTACCTGATCAAGCCCTTCAACCTGAAGGAGTTCCTGCTGAGGGTGTCGGGGATGTTGAGGCGTTCTGCCTGGTACCGTCCGGAGCCGGTCGAGGAAGGATATCGTTTCGGCGACAACGAGGTGTTCCTCCTCTCTTACCGGGCGCGGACCCGGCAAGGGGAGATCGACCTGACCGACCTGGAAGTGCGCATGCTCTCCCTGTTCTTTCACCGGGAGGGGGAGGCGATCCCGCGCGGGGTGATCCTGGAGAGCGTCTGGGGGTACTCGACAGACGCCGAGACGAGGACCCTCGACAACTTCATCGTGCGGCTGCGGAAGTACTTCGAGCCGGAGCCCTCCCGCCCCATCTTCTTCCAGACCGTGCGCGGGGTAGGCTACAGGTTCAGCAGGAATCCATAA
- a CDS encoding sensor histidine kinase, which translates to MKSQRKLSNPLIALIGIQLIWVVMVISWVYWFVGRNKEFRQLALRYKPELVAQGVEWLVLVEGLLMLVAVLVGVYVIFLYWRRQAKLYLQQRNYISQLTHELKSPLTSIQLHLETVKLRNLPKDKLDGFIDTMLSDTDRLNVLTSNLLMATRIEFRQLGEKAKKIDFSEFVTEYLEGKRAELPEGGRLTLEVEKGISAVIDVEGMEMALRNLLENALLYSPVSPEIRVSLRKSGKQCLLDFQDNGKGLKKNELNKIFEMFYRVRTPGENIRGTGLGLYIVKSVVNAHGGRITVSSEGLGKGCTFHIALPLPGGQQQRG; encoded by the coding sequence ATGAAATCGCAAAGAAAACTCTCCAACCCGTTGATTGCACTGATAGGAATCCAGTTGATCTGGGTGGTCATGGTCATCTCCTGGGTCTACTGGTTCGTGGGCCGCAACAAGGAATTCCGCCAGTTGGCGCTGCGCTACAAGCCGGAGCTCGTGGCCCAAGGGGTGGAGTGGCTGGTACTGGTCGAGGGACTTTTGATGCTGGTCGCCGTCCTGGTCGGCGTCTACGTCATCTTCCTGTACTGGCGTCGCCAGGCGAAGCTCTACCTGCAGCAGCGCAATTACATCTCGCAACTCACCCACGAGCTCAAGTCACCGCTGACCTCGATCCAGCTCCACCTGGAGACGGTGAAGCTCAGGAATCTCCCCAAGGACAAGCTGGACGGGTTCATCGACACCATGCTCTCGGACACGGACCGGCTCAACGTGCTCACCAGCAACCTGCTGATGGCAACGAGGATCGAGTTCCGCCAGCTGGGAGAAAAGGCCAAGAAGATCGACTTCTCCGAGTTCGTCACTGAGTACCTGGAAGGGAAACGGGCGGAGTTGCCGGAGGGAGGGCGCCTCACACTCGAGGTCGAGAAAGGGATCTCGGCGGTCATCGACGTCGAAGGGATGGAGATGGCGCTTCGCAACCTTTTGGAAAACGCCCTGCTCTACTCGCCGGTATCCCCGGAAATCCGGGTTTCGCTGCGAAAAAGCGGCAAGCAGTGCCTGCTCGACTTCCAGGACAACGGCAAAGGGCTAAAGAAGAACGAGCTGAACAAGATCTTCGAGATGTTCTACCGGGTGCGCACCCCCGGCGAAAACATCCGCGGGACCGGCCTTGGCCTCTATATCGTGAAGTCGGTGGTTAATGCCCACGGCGGCAGGATCACCGTCAGCAGCGAGGGGCTCGGCAAGGGGTGCACCTTCCACATCGCGCTGCCGCTACCCGGCGGCCAGCAGCAACGAGGTTAG
- a CDS encoding NAD(P)H-dependent flavin oxidoreductase produces MFKPLRIGKHEARYPLIQGGMGVRISAGSLAGHVAKCGGVGLVASPGIVLNSEFFNGSNYLKNSSLALKEELRKAYEIAPDGIVGVNVMVALTDFEELVVAAVEGGAKVLVCGAGLPLTLPGLTAHAPDVALVPIVSSVRAAQLIAKKWDKAYNRLPDAVVVEDPDTAGGHLGEKIENIGNGDYDQYETVRGVKEFFRTEYNLDIPIIAAGGIWDRADVLHALAEGADGVQMASRFVTTVECDAEDAFKQAYLDCKKEDIGLIMSPAGLPGRAILTNQQGIIDYDRDRGSSCSHGCLKKCSYKESGERFCIVRSLDRAQRGEVDSGLIFCGTNAYKANRIETVQEIFDELFAETGAVSHEEAA; encoded by the coding sequence ATGTTTAAACCGTTACGCATAGGAAAACACGAGGCACGCTACCCGCTCATTCAGGGCGGCATGGGAGTGCGCATTTCGGCAGGATCTCTCGCAGGGCACGTAGCCAAGTGCGGAGGGGTCGGCCTTGTCGCTTCACCCGGCATCGTCTTGAACAGCGAGTTTTTCAACGGTTCTAACTATCTCAAGAACAGCTCCCTCGCTCTCAAAGAGGAACTGCGCAAGGCCTATGAGATTGCGCCCGACGGCATCGTCGGCGTGAACGTCATGGTCGCCCTCACCGACTTCGAGGAACTGGTCGTTGCCGCCGTCGAAGGTGGCGCCAAGGTGCTCGTCTGCGGGGCGGGACTCCCCTTGACCTTGCCGGGACTGACCGCGCACGCTCCCGACGTGGCGCTGGTGCCTATCGTATCCTCCGTGCGCGCCGCGCAGTTGATCGCCAAAAAATGGGACAAGGCCTACAACCGACTCCCGGATGCCGTGGTAGTAGAGGATCCCGACACCGCCGGCGGCCACCTGGGTGAAAAGATAGAGAACATCGGCAACGGCGATTACGACCAGTACGAGACCGTGCGCGGCGTAAAGGAGTTCTTCCGTACCGAGTACAACCTCGACATCCCCATCATCGCCGCCGGCGGGATCTGGGACCGCGCCGATGTGCTGCACGCCCTTGCCGAAGGGGCGGACGGGGTGCAGATGGCGAGCCGCTTCGTGACCACCGTGGAGTGCGACGCTGAGGACGCCTTCAAGCAGGCCTATCTGGATTGCAAGAAGGAGGACATCGGTCTCATCATGAGTCCGGCAGGTCTTCCGGGGCGCGCCATTCTCACCAACCAGCAGGGGATCATCGACTATGACCGGGACCGGGGTTCCTCCTGCAGCCACGGCTGTCTCAAGAAGTGCTCCTACAAGGAAAGCGGCGAGCGGTTCTGCATCGTCAGGTCCCTGGACCGTGCGCAGCGCGGCGAGGTCGACAGCGGCCTGATCTTCTGCGGCACCAACGCCTACAAGGCGAACCGCATCGAGACCGTGCAGGAGATTTTCGACGAACTGTTCGCCGAAACCGGCGCCGTCTCTCACGAGGAAGCCGCGTAA